A region from the Dehalococcoides mccartyi CG5 genome encodes:
- a CDS encoding LysE family transporter — protein sequence MTFMLTTLLSVMVISFSGVLMPGPMFALTLSRSYHTPWAGAQIVLGHILVELPIILLIYFGFAGFFELIWVQILLSLAGGVMIVYMGLGMIKARREASQDKASFKHNTVVSGAAMSALNPFFLVWWATVGAMLVMKVSDYGLAGLGALAATHWLVDLAWLCLISFIVYRTHRLWGSRVRELVFIGCGLLLVVFGVYFIISGLKLWLA from the coding sequence ATGACTTTCATGTTAACCACGCTGCTTAGTGTTATGGTTATATCCTTTTCAGGTGTTCTTATGCCCGGTCCCATGTTTGCGTTGACTCTTTCCCGTAGCTATCATACCCCTTGGGCAGGTGCTCAGATTGTGCTTGGGCATATACTGGTGGAATTGCCTATTATTCTCCTTATCTATTTTGGTTTTGCCGGTTTTTTTGAGCTTATCTGGGTGCAGATACTGCTCAGTCTGGCCGGTGGAGTTATGATTGTTTACATGGGCTTGGGTATGATAAAAGCCCGGCGTGAAGCCAGCCAGGATAAGGCCTCCTTTAAACACAATACGGTAGTGTCCGGAGCGGCTATGAGCGCCTTAAATCCCTTTTTTCTGGTCTGGTGGGCAACTGTAGGGGCGATGCTGGTTATGAAAGTGTCAGACTACGGTCTGGCGGGGTTGGGGGCTTTGGCTGCCACTCATTGGCTGGTGGATTTAGCCTGGCTTTGTCTTATTTCATTTATTGTTTACCGCACCCATCGTCTGTGGGGGAGCAGGGTGAGGGAGTTAGTTTTTATAGGCTGCGGTTTGTTGCTGGTGGTTTTCGGAGTGTATTTTATCATCTCCGGGCTGAAACTGTGGCTTGCTTAA
- a CDS encoding histone deacetylase family protein — protein MAVGLVYNHIYLNHDTGTHVENPDRLLAIMEYLETHGLKDRLVHIEPKRVGMRELESFHKRSYISRVEEVGFSGGGWLDQDTVISLDSYEAALYAVGGVIEGVDKVLSRELDSAFVLCRPPGHHALPEASMGFCVFNNVALGALHALNKHKLKRVAVVDFDVHHGNGIQHVCLNDPRLIYLSLHQIHHFPFTGDSRENGPFQNILNIPLPAGCGDSHYQKAFDEVIGPYLRKFAPELILVCAGYDAHFADDMGEMCLSQQGFAGITRAIKHAAEEVCGGKLVFSLEGGYHYLGLAEGVGATLAVLLNEALPPPNTKAPEGAVGNPDIDLMINDLRHINGIR, from the coding sequence ATGGCTGTGGGGCTGGTTTATAACCATATATATTTAAATCATGATACAGGTACCCATGTGGAAAATCCTGACCGTTTATTGGCGATTATGGAATATCTGGAGACGCATGGCCTAAAAGACCGTTTGGTGCATATTGAGCCAAAGCGGGTGGGTATGCGTGAACTGGAGAGTTTTCATAAACGCAGTTATATAAGCCGGGTTGAGGAAGTGGGTTTCAGCGGAGGCGGCTGGCTGGATCAGGATACGGTTATTTCGTTGGATAGCTACGAAGCCGCTCTGTATGCCGTGGGCGGGGTGATTGAGGGAGTGGATAAGGTACTTTCAAGAGAACTTGATAGCGCCTTTGTGCTGTGTCGCCCGCCGGGTCACCATGCCTTGCCTGAGGCTTCCATGGGTTTCTGCGTTTTTAACAATGTGGCTTTAGGAGCCTTGCATGCCCTGAACAAGCATAAACTTAAGCGGGTAGCGGTGGTGGATTTTGATGTTCACCATGGCAATGGCATCCAGCATGTCTGTCTGAATGACCCCCGTCTAATTTATCTTTCTCTCCATCAGATTCATCATTTTCCTTTTACGGGAGACAGCCGGGAAAATGGTCCGTTTCAAAATATTTTAAATATCCCCTTGCCTGCGGGCTGCGGAGATAGCCATTATCAAAAGGCATTTGACGAGGTGATTGGTCCGTACCTTCGGAAATTTGCACCCGAACTGATACTGGTATGCGCCGGATATGATGCCCATTTTGCCGATGATATGGGCGAGATGTGTCTTTCCCAGCAGGGCTTTGCCGGTATAACCCGTGCCATAAAGCACGCGGCGGAGGAAGTTTGCGGGGGGAAACTGGTATTCAGTTTGGAGGGGGGTTACCACTACCTTGGTCTGGCCGAAGGAGTGGGGGCTACTCTGGCGGTTTTGTTAAATGAAGCATTGCCTCCCCCAAATACCAAAGCCCCCGAAGGGGCTGTGGGTAATCCTGATATTGACCTGATGATTAATGATTTACGGCATATTAACGGTATCAGGTAG
- a CDS encoding cation diffusion facilitator family transporter, producing MATRKTRAASFSIASNSTLIAMKTVVGFVTGSVSILAEAIHSTLDLIAAVIAFFGVKASDKPADIDHPYGHGKWENVSGTVEAVLIFVAAIWIIYEAVNRLIGGSAPEMLEWGVVIMGISVVANTLVSRYLKKIAHETDSVALEADASHLTTDVITSAGVLVGLVLVKITGWVILDPIVALLVALLIIKAAWDILNKSFGALVDARLPKEEVEAITSLINEHTSKLVEFHNLRTRKAGSYRYVDLHLVMPKTLSVEKSHAICDHLEQDLKDKLKVDYVTIHVEPCTEENCPECQMSCKKRHSELPDTVNMP from the coding sequence ATGGCTACCAGAAAAACCAGAGCTGCATCATTCTCCATAGCTTCAAACTCAACTCTTATAGCTATGAAAACGGTAGTTGGTTTTGTTACCGGTAGCGTCAGTATTCTGGCAGAGGCTATCCACAGTACCTTGGATCTGATAGCCGCAGTTATCGCCTTTTTCGGCGTCAAAGCCTCTGACAAACCGGCAGATATTGACCATCCTTACGGGCATGGCAAGTGGGAAAATGTAAGCGGTACAGTAGAAGCTGTACTTATATTCGTAGCGGCTATATGGATAATCTACGAAGCAGTAAATAGACTTATAGGAGGCTCTGCCCCGGAAATGCTGGAATGGGGTGTAGTAATCATGGGTATATCCGTGGTTGCCAACACTCTGGTCTCGCGTTATCTTAAAAAGATAGCCCACGAGACTGATTCAGTTGCTCTGGAGGCAGATGCCTCACACCTTACCACTGATGTAATCACTTCAGCCGGAGTGCTGGTAGGTCTTGTTCTGGTAAAAATAACCGGCTGGGTAATACTTGACCCCATTGTAGCCTTGCTGGTTGCACTGCTCATCATCAAAGCCGCTTGGGACATACTCAACAAATCTTTCGGGGCGCTGGTAGATGCCCGTCTGCCCAAAGAAGAGGTAGAGGCTATTACCAGCCTGATAAACGAACATACGTCAAAGTTGGTGGAATTTCACAACTTGCGCACCCGCAAAGCCGGCAGTTACCGTTATGTAGACCTGCATCTGGTTATGCCTAAAACACTTTCGGTGGAAAAATCTCATGCTATATGTGACCATCTGGAACAGGACCTGAAGGATAAACTAAAGGTAGACTATGTAACTATCCACGTAGAACCCTGTACCGAGGAAAACTGCCCTGAGTGCCAGATGAGCTGCAAAAAACGCCATTCAGAGCTACCTGATACCGTTAATATGCCGTAA